One Triticum dicoccoides isolate Atlit2015 ecotype Zavitan chromosome 5B, WEW_v2.0, whole genome shotgun sequence genomic window carries:
- the LOC119309263 gene encoding nucleobase-ascorbate transporter 6-like: MAAAPPPKADELQPHPPKEQLPSVSFCITSPPPWPEAVILGFQHFIVMLGTTVIIPSALVPQMGGGNEEKARVIQTLLFVAGINTLLQTFFGSRLPVVMGGSYTFVAPTISIILAGRYDNETDPHEKFLRTMRGTQGALIIASTIQIILGFSGLWRNVVKLLSPLSAVPLVSLVGFGLYELGFPAVAKCVEIGLPELILMVAFSQYLPHVLHSGKGVFGRFSVLFTVSIVWLYAYILTISGAYKNAKLKTQAHCRVDRSGLIGGAPWISVPYPFQWGAPTFDAGECFAMMMTSFIAIVESTGAFIAASRYASATMIPPSIVSRGIGWQGIGILLDSFFGTANGTSVAVENVGLLAVTHVGSRRVVQISAGFMIFFAVLGKFGALFASIPLPIFAGMYCVFFAYVGACGLSFLQFCNLNSFRTKFILGFSFFIGISVPQYFNEYASVSGHGPVHTGARWFNDMINVPFSNKPFVAGLVAYFLDNTMHLHQSAVRKDRGYHWWDKFRSFKKDARSEEFYSLPFNLNKFFPSV; this comes from the exons atggcagccgcgccgccgcccaagGCCGACGAGCTGCAGCCGCATCCGCCCAAGGAGCAGCTGCCCAGCGTCTCCTTCTGTATCACCAGTCCGCCGCCATGGC CCGAGGCCGTGATTCTAGGATTTCAGCATTTCATAGTCATGCTGGGCACCACCGTCATCATACCAAGCGCGCTTGTTCCTCAAATGGGAGGTGGAAAT GAGGAGAAAGCTCGGGTAATCCAGACGCTCTTGTTCGTCGCCGGCATAAACACCTTACTGCAAACCTTCTTCGGGTCTCGCCTCCCCGTCGTGATGGGCGGCTCCTACACCTTCGTCGCGCCGACCATCTCCATCATCTTGGCTGGACGCTATGACAATGAGACGGACCCTCACGAG aaattcctaCGGACGATGAGGGGGACACAAGGCGCTCTCATCATCGCCTCCACGATTCAGATCATCCTTGGCTTCAGCGGCCTCTGGCGCAATGTTGTCAA ATTGCTGAGCCCATTATCTGCAGTTCCTCTTGTTTCACTTGTCGGGTTTGGGCTTTATGAACTCGGCTTTCCAGCG GTAGCCAAGTGCGTGGAAATTGGTCTGCCAGAACTCATCCTAATGGTCGCGTTTTCTCAG TATTTGCCTCATGTGTTGCATTCTGGAAAGGGTGTCTTTGGCCGGTTTTCTGTTCTTTTCACCGTGTCAATCGTGTGGCTCTACGCATACATCCTCACAATCAGTGGCGCCTACAAGAACGCCAAGTTGAAGACGCAGGCGCATTGCCGCGTCGATCGTTCAGGGCTTATCGGAGGAGCTCCATG GATAAGTGTTCCGTATCCGTTTCAGTGGGGGGCTCCTACATTCGATGCTGGAGAATGTTTTGCAATGATGATGACTTCATTCATTGCCATTGTAGAG TCGACTGGAGCCTTCATTGCTGCTTCAAGGTATGCAAGTGCGACGATGATACCTCCGTCGATCGTCAGTCGGGGAATTGGTTGGCAG GGCATCGGTATCTTGCTTGATTCGTTCTTTGGGACAGCCAATGGAACCTCAGTTGCAGT GGAGAATGTTGGTTTACTTGCTGTGACACATGTTGGCAGCAGGAGAGTGGTGCAAATATCTGCCGGCTTCATGATTTTCTTTGCTGTCCTAG GAAAATTTGGAGCCCTGTTCGCGTCCATTCCACTGCCTATATTTGCTGGGATGTACTGTGTTTTCTTCGCATATGTCG GTGCGTGCGGTCTGAGCTTCCTCCAGTTCTGCAACCTGAACAGCTTCAGGACCAAGTTCATCCTGGGCTTCTCCTTCTTCATCGGCATATCGGTGCCTCAGTACTTCAACGAGTACGCCTCCGTCTCGGGCCACGGCCCCGTGCACACGGGCGCTAGATGG TTCAACGACATGATCAACGTGCCCTTCTCGAACAAGCCGTTCGTGGCGGGGCTGGTGGCCTACTTCCTGGACAACACGATGCACCTGCACCAGAGCGCGGTGAGGAAGGACAGAGGCTACCACTGGTGGGACAAGTtcaggagcttcaagaaggacgCCAGGAGCGAGGAGTTCTACTCCCTGCCCTTCAACCTCAACAAGTTCTTCCCTTCGGTCTAA